A stretch of Lepisosteus oculatus isolate fLepOcu1 chromosome 11, fLepOcu1.hap2, whole genome shotgun sequence DNA encodes these proteins:
- the sowahab gene encoding ankyrin repeat domain-containing protein SOWAHA → MDVILTQDTVLKFLLDRGGKAKNSDMLSEFKGLLNCGDPEEKKQNRDLFKRFVNNVAVVKDCEGVKYIVIKKKLQHLVKEDATVPANSNAEKRSETISELASPTTGEDHSGQYESAVGKTLSSDLENNNVTMLSSTNEGFLKRNSSDSFLELALHRTRASSHTPAAVLDGSEAASMKTTQDKHSKAKKSTFSADVGCVIEKTGKTGLVFAIVAVPDRLAPNSQSQPDLPAHYQEEKQERSLVRDTLNLGNQKPVQKPYMLPLRVPPPQINTLSSGEENKEKLQQKSPLEHEHYRSPRTKRRQLEETAAPNSPYLKRVSKIIKPGEDQVSSDGIPLDPAEHEWLVKTAAGQWTQAYGLLLRDTSLAGKRDFMSGFTALHWAAKSGNSCMVGKIIEVSKRGGTEVDVNAKTYGGYTPLHIAAIHGHEQLLATLVQDYGANSHIRDNSGKKPYQYLQKKVSAEVKELLGDPHIMHQDNIQRRREDEDRFQEHLKTFKSQTLSRLFNPHLGTKKKHAKQRPGFYSISEEQDEERKGGMVKRRPVSELFL, encoded by the coding sequence ATGGATGTGATTCTGACTCAAGACACAGTTTTAAAATTCCTGTTGGACAGGGGCGGCAAAGCTAAAAACTCCGATATGCTGAGCGAGTTTAAAGGTCTACTAAACTGCGGCGATCCcgaggaaaagaaacaaaacagagaCCTCTTTAAAAGGTTTGTGAACAATGTCGCGGTAGTGAAAGACTGCGAGGGGGTTAAATACATTGTGATCAAGAAAAAATTGCAGCATCTGGTGAAAGAGGACGCAACTGTGCCCGCAAATTCCAACGCAGAAAAGAGGTCAGAAACAATAAGTGAATTGGCGTCACCTACTACAGGTGAAGATCACAGTGGACAATATGAAAGTGCTGTAGGTAAGACCTTGTCTTCCGACCTTGAAAACAATAATGTGACAATGCTTTCAAGCACCAACGAAGgctttttaaagagaaattcGAGTGATTCGTTCCTTGAATTGGCGTTACACAGAACTCGGGCTTCGTCACACACCCCGGCAGCGGTTCTTGACGGTAGCGAAGCCGCTTCTATGAAAACCACACAGGACAAGCATTCAAAGGCTAAGAAGTCCACATTTTCTGCGGACGTCGGGTGCGTAATTGAAAAGACTGGGAAGACCGGTCTTGTTTTCGCAATTGTGGCTGTGCCCGATCGTTTAGCCCCAAACTCACAATCACAGCCGGATCTTCCTGCTCATTACCAGGAGGAGAAACAGGAGAGGTCATTGGTCAGAGACACGTTAAACCTAGGCAACCAAAAACCAGTTCAGAAACCCTATATGCTTCCCCTCAGAGTTCCTCCACCCCAGATAAATACTTTATCTTCTGGTGAGGAGAACAAAGAGAAACTTCAACAAAAGAGCCCATTAGAGCATGAACATTACAGGTCGCCTAGAACCAAGAGGAGACAGCTAGAGGAAACTGCCGCTCCTAACTCACCATACTTGAAACGCGTTTCCAAGATCATCAAACCAGGCGAGGATCAGGTGAGCTCGGATGGGATACCCCTGGACCCGGCAGAACACGAGTGGCTGGTGAAAACGGCAGCAGGACAGTGGACCCAAGCCTATGGCCTCCTCCTGCGGGACACCAGTCTGGCAGGGAAGAGGGACTTCATGTCTGGTTTCACGGCCCTCCACTGGGCAGCCAAAAGTGGGAACAGCTGCATGGTGGGCAAAATCATCGAGGTCTCCAAGAGAGGTGGCACAGAGGTTGATGTGAACGCCAAGACCTACGGGGGCTACACACCACTGCACATCGCTGCCATACATGGCCACGAACAGTTACTGGCAACGCTAGTCCAGGACTATGGTGCGAACAGCCACATCCGAGATAACAGTGGCAAGAAGCCCTATCAATATCTGCAGAAAAAGGTGTCAGCAGAGGTCAAAGAGTTGTTAGGAGACCCCCACATAATGCATCAGGATAATATTCAGAGAAGAAGAGAAGACGAGGACCGGTTTCAGGAACACCTCAAAACCTTTAAGAGCCAGACACTCAGCAGGCTGTTCAATCCTCACTTGGGAACTAAAAAGAAACATGCCAAGCAAAGGCCAGGCTTCTATTCTATTAGTGAGGAACAGGATGAAGAGCGGAAGGGGGGTATGGTCAAGCGCAGACCTGTGTCTGAGTTATTTTTGTAA